Proteins found in one Planctomycetaceae bacterium genomic segment:
- a CDS encoding nucleotidyl transferase AbiEii/AbiGii toxin family protein, translating into MKISRQKLTREAQATGFRPEILEKVIHLLNLLEGFNSHPFLKGRWVLKGGTALNLFLFDMPRLSVDIDLNYVGAMDRQTMMAERPKVEEALRAVCSREGMAITRAPNDHAGGKWRLRYDSALGEGGNLEVDLNFMFRVPLWPIMIRDATVGSYSARQIPVLDIHELAAGKLAALLARQAGRDLFDAHQMLTKTHLDHQKLRCGFVLYGAMNRKDWRAVKVEDVGYDEQELQEQLAPVLRREFLGGMSRDWVRQMITECRQGLGAVLPMTAEEMAFLDAILDHGQIEPQRLTNDADMATRITTHPWLLWKAMNVRQYKTK; encoded by the coding sequence ATGAAGATCTCACGCCAGAAGCTCACACGCGAGGCGCAGGCCACCGGGTTCCGGCCCGAGATTCTGGAGAAGGTGATCCACCTGCTGAACCTGCTGGAGGGGTTCAACAGCCATCCGTTCCTCAAGGGTCGGTGGGTGCTCAAGGGCGGCACGGCCCTGAACCTCTTCTTGTTCGATATGCCTCGGCTATCCGTGGACATCGACCTCAACTACGTCGGGGCCATGGATCGCCAGACGATGATGGCTGAACGTCCCAAGGTTGAAGAGGCCCTGCGGGCGGTTTGTTCCCGCGAAGGCATGGCCATCACACGCGCGCCAAACGACCATGCCGGGGGGAAGTGGCGGTTGCGATACGATAGCGCGCTGGGCGAGGGCGGCAATCTGGAGGTCGATTTGAACTTCATGTTCCGTGTACCGCTCTGGCCGATCATGATCAGGGATGCAACGGTCGGCTCCTATTCAGCCAGGCAGATCCCGGTTCTGGACATCCACGAACTGGCTGCCGGCAAACTCGCGGCGCTGCTGGCCCGCCAGGCCGGGCGGGATCTCTTCGATGCCCATCAGATGCTCACAAAGACCCATCTTGACCATCAGAAACTCCGGTGTGGCTTTGTGCTCTATGGTGCGATGAACCGCAAGGACTGGCGGGCGGTGAAGGTTGAGGACGTGGGCTACGACGAGCAGGAACTGCAGGAGCAGCTCGCTCCGGTACTTCGCCGCGAGTTCCTGGGGGGGATGTCGCGCGACTGGGTCCGCCAAATGATCACCGAATGTCGCCAGGGGCTTGGGGCAGTACTGCCGATGACGGCTGAGGAGATGGCGTTCCTGGATGCGATCCTGGACCACGGGCAGATCGAACCGCAGCGGCTGACGAACGACGCTGACATGGCGACCCGGATCACGACGCACCCATGGTTGCTGTGGAAGGCGATGAACGTCAGGCAGTACAAAACGAAATAG
- the trmB gene encoding tRNA (guanosine(46)-N7)-methyltransferase TrmB, whose amino-acid sequence MRTDSQKHLKRRKALDGGAVLLEESAAKGPLDLAGLFGNARPVEVEIGCGKGTFLLTRAKARPEVNFIGLEYARAYALYCADRFRRAGLENVRMLAADAGAFFKTALGEASVQRVHIYFPDPWPKRKHHRRRLIQPAFIEQVRRVLTAGGLLQIVTDHREYFEQIRRVLAEASGFATIDFPSMTDAAGEITGTNFERKYIAQGRPFYSIARMKIS is encoded by the coding sequence GTGCGGACGGACTCACAAAAACATCTGAAGCGCAGGAAGGCACTCGACGGCGGCGCCGTGCTGCTGGAGGAGTCGGCGGCCAAGGGGCCGCTGGACCTGGCGGGGCTGTTTGGCAACGCGCGGCCGGTCGAGGTCGAGATCGGGTGCGGCAAGGGGACGTTCCTGCTGACTCGGGCTAAGGCGCGGCCGGAGGTGAACTTCATCGGCCTGGAGTACGCGCGGGCGTACGCGTTGTACTGCGCCGACCGGTTCCGCCGCGCGGGGCTGGAGAACGTTCGGATGCTGGCTGCAGACGCGGGGGCGTTTTTCAAAACCGCCCTGGGCGAGGCGAGCGTGCAGCGGGTGCATATTTATTTTCCCGACCCGTGGCCCAAGCGCAAGCACCACCGGCGGCGGCTGATTCAGCCGGCCTTTATAGAGCAGGTTCGCCGGGTGCTGACGGCAGGGGGGCTGTTGCAGATCGTGACGGACCACCGCGAGTACTTCGAGCAGATCCGCCGCGTGCTGGCCGAGGCGAGCGGATTTGCGACGATCGACTTCCCGTCGATGACCGACGCGGCCGGCGAGATCACCGGCACGAACTTCGAGCGCAAGTACATCGCCCAGGGTCGGCCGTTCTATTCGATTGCGCGGATGAAGATTTCGTGA
- a CDS encoding CehA/McbA family metallohydrolase: protein MAKKPARFVNPFEIPGRWFKANLHTHTKTSDGHLTPADRVKQYRKAGYHVLALTDHNAVNDLKPLPNGRMLLVSGMEFHPKCPGHRNTYHLVALNVDAALKFKNLQANTFIRRVNAAGGAVVLAHPYWCGYQFEQFKDLKGLAAVEVYNRTCDNSGRACSENEWAYALEQGMHLPATAVDDVHHELQDAFGGWTMLKMKGLTAAGVIEAVKTGAFYSTCGPEIHDFRADGDKIVIRCSPVASIHFISTAPYGALLRAEPGKTVTEFAAEFKKDWWGNPLPFVRARVTDVNGRMAWTNPLYL, encoded by the coding sequence ATGGCTAAAAAACCCGCCCGCTTTGTCAACCCCTTCGAAATCCCCGGCCGATGGTTCAAGGCCAATCTCCACACGCACACCAAGACGTCCGACGGGCATCTCACCCCCGCTGACCGCGTCAAGCAGTATCGCAAGGCCGGATACCACGTCCTGGCCCTGACCGACCACAACGCCGTCAACGACCTCAAGCCCCTGCCCAACGGCCGCATGCTCCTCGTCAGCGGCATGGAGTTTCACCCCAAGTGCCCGGGGCACCGCAACACGTATCACCTGGTGGCCCTGAACGTCGACGCCGCCCTCAAGTTCAAGAACCTCCAGGCCAACACGTTCATCCGCCGCGTCAACGCCGCCGGCGGCGCGGTCGTCCTCGCCCACCCGTACTGGTGCGGGTATCAGTTCGAGCAGTTCAAGGACCTCAAGGGTCTCGCGGCCGTCGAGGTCTACAACCGCACGTGCGACAACTCGGGGCGCGCCTGCAGCGAGAACGAATGGGCCTACGCTCTCGAGCAGGGCATGCACCTGCCGGCCACCGCCGTCGACGACGTACACCATGAACTGCAAGACGCCTTCGGCGGATGGACCATGCTCAAGATGAAAGGCCTCACCGCCGCCGGCGTGATCGAGGCCGTCAAGACCGGCGCGTTCTATTCGACGTGCGGACCGGAGATCCACGACTTCCGCGCCGACGGCGACAAGATCGTCATCCGCTGCAGCCCCGTTGCGAGCATCCACTTCATCTCCACCGCCCCCTACGGCGCGCTGCTGCGAGCCGAACCGGGCAAGACCGTCACCGAGTTCGCCGCCGAGTTCAAGAAAGACTGGTGGGGCAACCCCCTGCCCTTCGTGCGAGCGAGAGTGACCGACGTCAACGGCCGCATGGCCTGGACCAATCCGCTCTATCTGTAG
- a CDS encoding transcriptional regulator: protein MKIHNLAFEEPVVTLAELQAWLDQEYSRNKRSREALVSYHLRQGHLVRIRRGLYGVVPPESDPADYPVDPYLIAGKSSQDAVVAYHTALEVHGKAHSVFERYFFQSNKPLRPFVFRGCRFECVVFPKALREKGRQHFATKSVERYGAEIRVARLERTLVDLLDRPELGGGWEDIWRSLESVEYFDLDLVVEYVKLLGNRTTAAKVGFYLEQHATPLMVEDRHLNPLRNLRPRQPHYLQRSKGGTLVKEWSLIVPKSLAERTWEEIA, encoded by the coding sequence ATGAAGATCCATAACCTGGCCTTTGAAGAACCGGTGGTCACGCTGGCGGAACTTCAGGCATGGCTTGATCAGGAGTATTCCCGCAACAAGCGATCCCGCGAGGCGCTGGTGTCTTACCATCTCCGGCAAGGACATCTTGTCCGCATACGCCGCGGCCTCTACGGAGTGGTTCCGCCAGAAAGCGATCCAGCCGACTATCCTGTCGATCCTTACCTCATAGCCGGCAAGTCATCGCAGGATGCCGTTGTGGCGTACCACACCGCACTGGAGGTGCATGGCAAGGCCCACTCCGTGTTCGAGCGGTATTTCTTCCAGAGCAACAAGCCGCTTCGTCCATTTGTCTTTCGAGGCTGCCGCTTCGAATGTGTCGTCTTCCCAAAAGCTCTTCGAGAGAAGGGTCGCCAGCACTTCGCCACCAAGAGCGTCGAACGCTACGGCGCCGAGATCCGGGTCGCCCGCCTTGAACGAACACTGGTGGACCTTTTGGATCGCCCCGAACTTGGCGGCGGGTGGGAAGATATCTGGCGGTCGCTGGAATCAGTCGAGTACTTCGACCTGGACCTGGTGGTTGAATACGTCAAGCTTCTGGGCAATCGGACGACGGCAGCCAAGGTGGGCTTCTACCTCGAGCAGCATGCCACGCCACTGATGGTCGAGGACCGACATCTGAACCCGCTGCGGAATCTACGTCCCCGCCAGCCGCACTACCTGCAGCGAAGCAAGGGTGGGACGCTGGTCAAGGAATGGAGCCTCATAGTTCCCAAGTCGTTGGCCGAGAGGACGTGGGAGGAGATCGCATGA